CCATCGTGTTTCGTCCCACATTGTTTCCAATGCTAACCATTGCATGCGCCAACTCTTCGGAATCTTCGAGAGTTTTCATGAAAGCGCCCGCTCCCGTTTTAACATCAAGTACAATTGCATCAGCACCAGCGGCGATTTTCTTACTCATGATCGAGCCAGCAATCAAACCGATACTGTTAACGGTAGCCGTAACATCGCGCAATGCATATAACTTTTTGTCGGCTGGAGTCAGGTTACCACTTTGTCCAATGACAGCTATCTTATTTTTATTAACAAGTCGAATGAACTCGTCGTTTTCTATTTCGACATGAAATCCTTTTACAGACTCCAACTTATCGATCGTTCCGCCTGTATGACCAAGACCGCGTCCTGACATCTTTGCCACTGGAACACCTACAGCCGCAACCAATGGTCCAAGCACTAGCGTTGTGGTATCACCAACACCGCCTGTTGAATGTTTATCGACCTTAATTCCTTCAATCATCGATAAATCAATTTGATCTCCTGATTCGACCATCGCCATGGTTAGATCAGCACGTTCCTGCTCATTCATGCCTTTGAAATAAACAGCCATTGACCAAGCGCTCATTTGGTAATCCGGAATCGTGCCATCGGTAAACCCTTTGATGATGAACTGTATTTCTTCCGTAGTAAGAGCCTTTCCATCACGTTTTTTCTCGATTAAATCTACCATTCTCATATTAGAATCCCCACTTTTTCAAAGACACCGGATTTCTTTAGGTGTACTTGTATTTTTGTTCGATTTATATGTCCTTAACGATATGCTTAACAAATTCAAGAAAACTGCTTTTCACTTTTTCAGTCGTTTCAATTACCTCTTCATGCGACAAAGGCTGATCAAGAATGCCTGCGGCCATATTTGTAAGGCATGAAATTCCAAGCACCTTCATACCACTATGCCTAGCCACGATAACTTCCGGAACTGTCGACATACCAACTGCATCCCCGCCAAGGATCCTTGCCATTTTCACTTCTGCCGGCGTCTCATAGGTCGGTCCTGTATTTCCGATATAGACACCTTCTTTAATATCCAAGCCTAGTGAAGCTGCTATTTTTTTTGCTTGCGTCCG
This sequence is a window from Brevibacillus sp. JNUCC-41. Protein-coding genes within it:
- a CDS encoding pyrimidine-nucleoside phosphorylase, which gives rise to MRMVDLIEKKRDGKALTTEEIQFIIKGFTDGTIPDYQMSAWSMAVYFKGMNEQERADLTMAMVESGDQIDLSMIEGIKVDKHSTGGVGDTTTLVLGPLVAAVGVPVAKMSGRGLGHTGGTIDKLESVKGFHVEIENDEFIRLVNKNKIAVIGQSGNLTPADKKLYALRDVTATVNSIGLIAGSIMSKKIAAGADAIVLDVKTGAGAFMKTLEDSEELAHAMVSIGNNVGRNTMAVISDMSQPLGYAIGNALEVKEAIDTLKGEGPEDLTELSLTLGSHMVYLAKKASSLEEARTLLENAIKDGSALNSFKVFLEAQGGDGSVVDQPEKLPQAAHTFELEAKEDGYVSEIIADEVGTAAMLLGAGRATKESEIDLAVGLVLRKKIGETVAKGESLVTIYSNFEDVSKVKEKLYESIAISKEKIEKPTLIYKEIME